Genomic segment of Pseudodesulfovibrio sp. JC047:
GTGTTTTCGTTGGTGTCGATGTTCACAAAAAGACATTTAGCGTGGCATTACTCCGACCAGATGGGATGATTAAAGACTGGTCTAGCCCTGCCGATGCAAGATCGCTCACACAAATCCTCTCCTCACTTCCCGTTAATATAGGTGCTGTTTGCTACGAATCTGGACCGACAGGTTTCGGCCTAGCCCGGAGCTTAGAAGCTGCTGGCATAACTGTCGTCGTTGCCGCTCCGAGCCGCATACCTCGCCCGGTTGCCGCCACCAACAAGACCGACAGCCTTGATTGTCGAAAGTTGGCCGAGATGGTT
This window contains:
- a CDS encoding transposase — protein: MARIKISSVYRFVEAFVDQRVFVGVDVHKKTFSVALLRPDGMIKDWSSPADARSLTQILSSLPVNIGAVCYESGPTGFGLARSLEAAGITVVVAAPSRIPRPVAATNKTDSLDCRKLAEMVASGMIRPIAIPTEKEEAFRSLQRRRHQITDSLRKVK